The genomic region ACAAGTGCCTTGAATCCTCTTCCTCTGGCCATATCCATCAAAATATGTGCAAAGTTCACGTCATCCTCAATAATGAGAAGGATTTTGTCACCTTCCATCAGATTTTCACGATCATCTTCGATCTGCGTTACTTCAGGCGTATGGCTAGGAGATAGGTCCGTACCTACGCTACGCTCTGGATCAGGAGAGAGAATGGATTGATGACTTGAAAGCATGGTCCGTGTTTCCATGGACTGTTCATACAGCGCCTCTGAAGATACTGCAGCTTCTTTTGAAGCACCTTCCTCGGCCAGGGCTTCCTCTTCATGATTATCCGGCAAGTACAAGGTAAAGCAACTACCTTCTCCCTCGGATGATTCCACCTGTATTGCACCACCAAGCAAACGTGCCAGTTCCCTGCTAATGGACAATCCCAGACCCGTTCCGCCGTATTTCCGACTTGTTGTCCCATCCACTTGCTGGAACGCTTCAAAGATCAGATCCGTCTTATCCGATGGAATACCAATGCCGGTGTCTTTTACACTAAATCCGAGATATTCCTGATTCGTATTCATGTAACCCGGCAGTTCTTCCGGTTTCATCCGTCGTCCAATTAGACTGACCGAACCACGATTGGTAAACTTGAAGGCGTTCGACAACAAATTCCGTAGAATCTGTTTGACGCGATGACTGTCGGTGTAGACCCATTCCGGTAAATCGCTGTCAAACTCGATGTTCAAATTCAGCTCTTTTTTATTTGCCATCGGTCCAAAGTTTTGCTGAACAAAGCTGGTCAACTCTTCCATTCGAACCGTCTCATAATTGATATCCATCTTGCCTGCGTCCACTTTGGACAGATCCAGAATCTCATCAATCATCTTCAGCAGATCCGCACCCGACATGTAGATGGTTTGTGCGTATTCCTGCTGCTTGTCAGTCAGATTTCCACCCTTGTTCTCCGACAATAATTGAGACAAAATGAGTAGGCTGTTCAGTGGCGTACGGAGTTCATGCGACATATTCGCCAAAAATTCCGACTTGTACTTGCTTGTCATCGACAGCTGTGTAGCTTGCTGTTCCAATTGTGTCTTCGTTTTCTCAATTTCGTCATTCTTCTCTTCGACTTCACGTACCTGCTCTTCAAGCGCCCGCGTTTTGGCAATAAGCTCGGTATTAAAATGCTCCAGCTCTTCCTGCTGGCGCTGCAGCAGTTCTTCGGAACGTTTAAGCGCCTCTGTCTGCTCCTCCAGATTCTCATTGGAACGGCGCAGTTCTTCTTGCTGTGTCTGCAATTCTTCCGACTGAACCTGTAGTTCCTCTGTCAGTGTCTGGGATTCACGAAGCAGCTCCTCCACACGCAAACGACGCCGAACGTTATTCAGAATAACGCCCAGGTTCATGATCAGTTGAGAGAACAATTGTTTGTGCAGTTCATTGAAGCCTTCAAAGGAAGCCAGTTCAACAACACCAATCAATTCATCTTCGAACACGACAGGATAGATCATGATACCCGCAGCACGTGTTGAACCTGAAGCTGAACCAATATGCACGTAATCTTCCGGCGTATTTTCCAGAACAATCGGTGTCATATCCAGCGCAGCTTGACCAATCAGACCTTCACCGATCCGGTACATTTCTTTACCAACGTCTTCGTTCTCTTCGAATGCATAAGCACCGTAGCGTCTCAGTTCGTCGGGATGTTTCTCCTCATCGACCAGATACACGACACCCAACTGAGCACCAAGCACAGGTGTGAACTCACTGATAAACATCTGTGAAATTTGTCGAATGGAACCAATGCCCCGAAGTAGCTCCGGAACTCTTGCAATGTTCGAACTCATCCAGTTCTGATCCTGTTGAGCCTGCACATAGGCTTTCTCGACTTCCAGTTTTTCTTCCAGATCGCTGGATACATCTTTGAATACTGTGGCAATCTGACCAATCTCGTCCGTCGACTTGACCTGGATGCGCCGGATTGTACGATAGCGGCCTTTACCGAAACTGGTGATCATCATCGATACGGTATTCAGACCCCGTGTAATACTAGGCAGCACCCACATAATGACACCCAACGCCAGCAACAGTCCGGCAATCATGATACTTATGGTGATCTGCACTGCTCTCGTATACGCTGCGTTAGCGTCCTTGATCTCGGCATCAATCTCTTGATCCTGATAGCGGGAAAGAGCATTCAAACTATCCACAGCCTCTTTTTGCACCGCGAGTCCTGTTGCATTGCGGTAGTTATTCGCATCTTCTACCCGGTTTTGGGACATCAGACTGATCTGTCTCGTTGCGTAGGATGTATAAGCAGTCCACGCCGAATTCACACGATCCACCAGCTGATGCTCAGGTGCACTGTCCGCCCGGTTTCTTACTTCTTCGAGATAACCGTCACCCCGATCTTTCATCTCCTTGAGGTCACCGTCAGCTGCACTAATCGAATTGTTCGGATTTAATAGCAAGTTAGCCAGCACTTTGGCAATGTCATTAACCTCTCCACGTGCAGCAGAAGTGAACCTTACTTTGAGATAACGCTCCTGATACATCTGATCAATCTGCTGATTACTGCTGTTCAGCCGTTCATAGCTCACAAACGTGAGTACGATCAAAATGGCCATTAGAGCGGTAAAGCCAATCAGCAGTTTATTCCTGATCTTCATTCAGCCCCCGCTCCTTTATCCAAAGTAATCCAGACCAGACATTTATCATCATCCCGTTCCTGGGGAATTTCGTCGTCGAAAAATAATGCCTGCATGGCAGCTTCATTCCATTGATGTGAGCCGGTCAGTTTTTCGACCAGGAATTCGTGTTGCTCCTCCTGCCCACCCTGAACAGCTTCCAATAATCCATCCGTATAGAGTGCAATATGCCCATCACCCTCGTAATGAATCGTTTGTGGTTCAATGTCCATTTTGTCAAATAACCCAACCGGACAGCAGACGCTGTCAAATGTAGTCACACTGCCGTCGTTTCGGAAAAATAAAGCAGGTGGATGCCCTGCGTTAACATAATCAATACGCTTCATCCGTGTATCAACGACCAGATAGATTGCCGTGAAATAGTACTGCACCAATTGTTTCTCTAGATGGAGCTGGTTAAAGCGGCGGTTCAGCTCCTGAATGACCTTCTCTGGATCGACATAGGTCGTGACCGTATCTTTCAACACAGAAGCAATAAACATGGTAAACAAGGATGAAGATATTCCATGTCCCATCATGTCGAGCAAGAGTACTCCGTAACGGCCTTCCCCAAGTGGATACCATGAATAGAGGTCCCCCGCAAGCTCAAATGATGGTTTATAGATGGCATGCACTTGAAACAGTGGATCACGGATTGCCGGACTTAATACGGCATTTTGGACCATTGCTGCCAGCTTCAGCTCATCCTGAATGCGTTGATCACGCTCTTTATGCCAATCCTTCTCCTGTTTCAAACGAAGCGCGAGTCGAATTCTCGCCATCAGTTCGACTTTGTTAATCGGTTTGGTCACATAATCGGATGCGCCTGCATCCAATGCTTCGGCAAGTTTCTTGGAGTCACCGATGGCAGTCACCATAATAATCGGTATATCCTTCAGATTTTCAAATTTCTGCACAATACTGCAGGCTTCGATACCATCCATCTCAGGCATCATCATATCTAGCAAAATCAGGTCAATATCCGACGGTCTTGGACGTGGTTCGTTGCTTTCCTCCCCAATTCCCAAAACTTCAAACATTTCCATAGCGGAACTTGCCGTTACAATGTCACGATAGTTTTCTTTTTTCAGAATTTCTCGAATGATAATGACATTCGTCGGATTGTCGTCAACAATAAGTATTCTCATTGATATCTCCTTATCTGTGGCGTCCGGGTTTGTCGATTCTTATTAGATTAAAACGAACGTTGATTATACAAATTTTGCATACAAAACGGCGGTAGACATAATAATTCCTAGTATAACTATAATCTTAAAATCAAAAAACTTCTATCAGTAAATGGCACCATCGTAGGGGATTTTCCCCGCGACCACCCTGTTTTTGCAGCGTCCTGATCCCGCTTCCAAACTTGCAAAAACATAGATAAGGAATGGGGAAAGCCCCATTCCTTATCTATGTTTTTGATTAAGCATTTTACAGAAGTGATTCAGAAGCTCGTCCATGTTCAGCAAGCTTCAACTTGCGATGTATATCGGTTAATCTTTCTTTTTAGCAATAACAAGCACTTTACCCTTGTCAAGTTCACTCTCGTAGAAGTCGGCCTCGGCTTCGGTAAAGCCCATCGATACAATTTTGGCCCGGAGTTCATCACCACGTGAGCGGAACAGATTCGCCAAGGAATCAAATACGCCTTCTTCCTTAATGCCAATTTCTTTGGCATCTGCTGTATCGGCAATTCGATCTGTACGATCCTTCTCATGGGCGAGAACAAAGATATGATCAGCAAGGTATCCGGTAATCTGCAATTCTTTCACCGCTTCTACCGCCTGGACTCCGTTTTCTACCACTTTTGCATAAGCTTGCGCATTGGTTGAATTCATCGTTTC from Paenibacillus sp. FSL R5-0341 harbors:
- a CDS encoding response regulator, producing the protein MKIRNKLLIGFTALMAILIVLTFVSYERLNSSNQQIDQMYQERYLKVRFTSAARGEVNDIAKVLANLLLNPNNSISAADGDLKEMKDRGDGYLEEVRNRADSAPEHQLVDRVNSAWTAYTSYATRQISLMSQNRVEDANNYRNATGLAVQKEAVDSLNALSRYQDQEIDAEIKDANAAYTRAVQITISIMIAGLLLALGVIMWVLPSITRGLNTVSMMITSFGKGRYRTIRRIQVKSTDEIGQIATVFKDVSSDLEEKLEVEKAYVQAQQDQNWMSSNIARVPELLRGIGSIRQISQMFISEFTPVLGAQLGVVYLVDEEKHPDELRRYGAYAFEENEDVGKEMYRIGEGLIGQAALDMTPIVLENTPEDYVHIGSASGSTRAAGIMIYPVVFEDELIGVVELASFEGFNELHKQLFSQLIMNLGVILNNVRRRLRVEELLRESQTLTEELQVQSEELQTQQEELRRSNENLEEQTEALKRSEELLQRQQEELEHFNTELIAKTRALEEQVREVEEKNDEIEKTKTQLEQQATQLSMTSKYKSEFLANMSHELRTPLNSLLILSQLLSENKGGNLTDKQQEYAQTIYMSGADLLKMIDEILDLSKVDAGKMDINYETVRMEELTSFVQQNFGPMANKKELNLNIEFDSDLPEWVYTDSHRVKQILRNLLSNAFKFTNRGSVSLIGRRMKPEELPGYMNTNQEYLGFSVKDTGIGIPSDKTDLIFEAFQQVDGTTSRKYGGTGLGLSISRELARLLGGAIQVESSEGEGSCFTLYLPDNHEEEALAEEGASKEAAVSSEALYEQSMETRTMLSSHQSILSPDPERSVGTDLSPSHTPEVTQIEDDRENLMEGDKILLIIEDDVNFAHILMDMARGRGFKALVALQGDKGLEMARQYLPDAIILDIQLPVMDGWTILGELKSSSATRHIPVHVISVIDDMKQGLMMGAIAYLKKPSSKDSLDKAFSHIKSYTENQLKQLLIVEDDEIQRKAIIELIGHDDVAITAVSTGSEALNELHTQRYDCMVLDLMLTDMTGFELLDQIRDDEYLNDLPIIIYTGKELDSKEEMKLRKYAESIIIKDVKSPERLLDETTLFLHRVEANLPEDKRRILQKLHNKETLFEGKKILLVDDDIRNVFALSSVLEGYRMDVTFAENGREALEILEKNPEIDLVLMDMMMPEMDGYEAMTRIRQIPQFEKLPIIALTAKAMKEDRGKCIEAGASDYVKKPIQTDQLLSLMRVWLYS
- a CDS encoding general stress protein, whose protein sequence is MNSTNAQAYAKVVENGVQAVEAVKELQITGYLADHIFVLAHEKDRTDRIADTADAKEIGIKEEGVFDSLANLFRSRGDELRAKIVSMGFTEAEADFYESELDKGKVLVIAKKKD
- a CDS encoding fused response regulator/phosphatase; its protein translation is MRILIVDDNPTNVIIIREILKKENYRDIVTASSAMEMFEVLGIGEESNEPRPRPSDIDLILLDMMMPEMDGIEACSIVQKFENLKDIPIIMVTAIGDSKKLAEALDAGASDYVTKPINKVELMARIRLALRLKQEKDWHKERDQRIQDELKLAAMVQNAVLSPAIRDPLFQVHAIYKPSFELAGDLYSWYPLGEGRYGVLLLDMMGHGISSSLFTMFIASVLKDTVTTYVDPEKVIQELNRRFNQLHLEKQLVQYYFTAIYLVVDTRMKRIDYVNAGHPPALFFRNDGSVTTFDSVCCPVGLFDKMDIEPQTIHYEGDGHIALYTDGLLEAVQGGQEEQHEFLVEKLTGSHQWNEAAMQALFFDDEIPQERDDDKCLVWITLDKGAGAE